Genomic window (Escherichia fergusonii ATCC 35469):
CAATCAACGCGACCGCAGATGGCCGTGTTGTTTATGCCGGTAACGCGCTGCGCGGTTACGGTAATCTGATTATCATCAAACATAATGATGATTACCTGAGTGCCTACGCCCATAACGATACAATGCTGGTCCGGGAACAACAAGAAGTGAAGGCGGGGCAAAAAATAGCGACCATGGGTAGCACCGGAACCAGTTCAACACGCTTGCATTTTGAAATTCGTTACAAGGGGAAATCCGTAAACCCGCTGCGTTATTTACCGCAGCGATAATTCGGCGGAACCAGGCTTTTGCTTGCTAGTTCCGTCAAGGGATCACGGGTAGGAGCCACCTTATGAGTCAGAATACGCTGAAAGTTCATGATTTAAATGAAGACGCGGAATTTGATGAGAACTGAGTTGAGGTTTTTGACGAGAAAGCCTTAGTTGAAGAGGAACCCAGTGATAACGATTTGGCTGAAGAGGAGCTGTTATCGCAAGGGGCCACACAGCGTGTGTTGGACGCGACTCAGCTTTACCTTGGTGAGATTGGTTATTCGCCACTGTTAACGGCCGAAGAAGAAGTTTATTTCGCGCGTCGCGCACTGCGTGGAGATGTCGCTTCACGTCGCCGGATGATTGAAAGTAACCTGCGTCTGGTCGTGAAGATTGCCCGCCGTTATGGCAATCGTGGTCTGGCGTTATTGGATCTGATCGAAGAGGGCAACCTGGGGCTGATCCGCGCGGTTGAGAAGTTTGACCCGGAACGTGGTTTCCGCTTCTCAACATACGCAACCTGGTGGATTCGCCAGACGATCGAGCGGGCGATTATGAACCAAACCCGTACTATTCGTTTGCCGATTCACATCGTAAAGGAGCTGAACGTTTACCTGCGAACCGCACGTGAGTTGTCCCATAAGCTGGACCACGAACCGAGCGCGGAAGAGATCGCAGAGCAACTGGATAAGCCAGTTGATGACGTCAGCCGTATGCTTCGTCTTAACGAGCGCATTACCTCGGTAGACACCCCGCTGGGTGGAGATTCCGAAAAAGCGTTGCTGGACATCCTGGCCGATGAAAAAGAAAACGGCCCGGAAGATACCACGCAAGATGACGATATGAAACAAAGCATCGTCAAATGGCTGTTCGAACTGAACGCCAAACAGCGTGAAGTGCTGGCACGTCGATTCGGTTTGCTGGGGTACGAAGCGGCAACACTGGAAGATGTAGGTCGTGAAATTGGCCTCACCCGTGAACGTGTTCGCCAGATTCAGGTTGAAGGCCTGCGCCGTTTGCGCGAAATCCTGCAAACGCAGGGGCTGAATATCGAAGCGCTGTTCCGCGAATAAGTAAGCATCTGTCAGAAAGGCCAGTCTCAAGCGAGGCTGGCCTTTTTCTTTTATTTGGGGAGTCGGTGTGTTTTGTCGCCTGGATAAGACACGTCAGCGTCCCACCCGGCAATCAACATCCTATTTGCTCATCATCTTGCGCACCAGCTGCATAAACAGCTCCTGCTCTTCTCCACTCAAACGCCCCAAAAATTCCTCATCCACACTGTCGCCAATCGGTATCGCCGCAGCAAGTACCTTTTCTCCTTCGGCAGTCAGCCAGACAAAGCGTCGCCGCTTGTCAGCAGAGTCATGTTCTCGTCTGACTAAGCCACGATTTTCCATTCGTGCCAGCATTTCTGCCAGCGTTGCTTTGGTGCTGACTGCTGCTTCCATCAGCGCAACCTGTTCGATGCCAGGCTTATCAGCAATGGCGCGCATCACCGCGTACTGCGGTTTGGTCAGGTCAGGTAGCTCATGCTGCCAGCGAGATGTGTGCTGCTGAAAAAGCTGTCGTAACTGATGGAACGCTTTATTTCGTAACGCCATGTAAACTCCGGGCAAACTATCTGCCGCTATCATAGCGGTTTTTCAGTGACGCAGGGGATGTTGTTACTTTTCAGTGCTTGCCGCGATGAGAACAGAGGCGTATTTTAATAATAACGTTCGTATACGAACAATTAAGAGAATTAACAATGAGACTGATCGTCGGGATGACAGGGGCCACCGGAGCGCCTCTTGGTGTGGCATTACTGCAAGCGCTGCGGGAGATGCCGAATGTCGAGACTCATCTGGTGATGTCGAAGTGGGCGAAAACCACCATTGAACTGGAAACGCCTTACAACGCCCGCGATGTTGCTGCCCTCGCAGACTTCTGCCATAACCCGGCGGATCAGGCCGCAACCATCTCCTCAGGTTCCTTTCGTACCGACGGTATGATCGTTATTCCGTGCAGTATGAAAACGCTCGCCGGTATCCGCGCTGGTTACGCCGATGGCCTGGTAGGGCGCGCGGCGGACGTCGTGCTCAAAGAAGGCCGCAAACTGGTGCTGGTGCCGCGTGAAATGCCGCTTAGCACCATCCATCTCGAAAATATGCTCGCACTTTCGCGCATGGGCGTGGCGATGGTGCCGCCGATGCCTGCCTTTTATAACCATCCCGAAACGGTAGATGACATTGTCCACCACGTGGTAGCCCGCGTGCTGGATCAATTTGGCCTCGAACATCCTCACGCCAGGCGCTGGCAAGGATTGCCGCAGGCCCGGAATTTTTCCCAGGAGAATGAATAATGGCATTTGATGATTTACGCAGCTTTTTACAGGCGCTTGATGACTACGGTCAGTTACTGAAAATCAGTGAAGAAGTGAACGCCGAGCCGGATCTGGCAGCCGCTGCCAACGCCACCGGGCGTATCGGCGACGGTGCACCGGCGCTGTGGTTTGACAATATTCGCGGCTTTACCGATGCCCGCGTGGCAATGAACACCATCGGCTCCTGGCAGAACCACGCGATTTCCCTCGGCCTGCCGCCAAACACCCCGGTTAAAAAACAGATTGATGAGTTTATCCGCCGCTGGGATAACTTTCCCATTGCCCCGGAGCGCCGTGCGAATCCGGTCTGGGCGCAGAACACCGTCGATGGCGACGAGATTAATTTGTTCGATATTCTGCCGCTGTTTCGTTTAAACGATGGCGATGGCGGTTTCTATCTCGACAAAGCGTGCGTGGTTTCCCGCGATCCGCTCGACCCGGATAATTTCGGCAAGCAGAATGTCGGCATCTACCGCATGGAAGTGAAGGGCAAGCGTAAGCTCGGCCTGCAACCGGTGCCGATGCACGATATCGCCCTGCATCTGCATAAAGCAGAAGAGCGCGGTGAAGATCTGCCGATTGCGATCACGCTCGGTAACGATCCGATCATCACCCTGATGGGGGCCACCCCGCTGAAATACGATCAATCAGAGTACGAAATGGCTGGCGCACTACGCGAAAGCCCGTACCCGATCGCCACCGCCCCGCTGACCGGTTTTGATGTGCCGTGGGGCTCAGAAGTGATCCTCGAAGGCGTTATCGAAAGCCGTAAACGCGAGATTGAAGGGCCGTTCGGTGAATTTACCGGCCACTACTCCGGCGGGCGCAACATGACCGTAGTGCGCATCGATAAAGTCTCTTACCGCACCAAACCGATTTTTGAATCGCTCTATCTCGGTATGCCGTGGACCGAAATCGACTACCTGATGGGGCCAGCCACCTGTGTGCCGCTGTATCAGCAACTGAAAGCCGAGTTCCCGGAAGTGCAGGCGGTGAACGCCATGTACACCCACGGCCTGCTGGCGATTATCTCCACCAAAAAACGCTACGGCGGCTTTGCCCGCGCGGTGGGCCTGCGTGCGATGACCACGCCGCACGGTCTGGGCTACGTGAAGATGGTGATTATGGTCGATGAAGACGTTGATCCGTTCAACCTGCCGCAGGTGATGTGGGCGCTTTCGTCGAAAGTGAACCCGGCAGGGGATCTGGTGCAGTTGCCGAATATGTCAGTACTGGAACTCGACCCTGGCTCAAGCCCGGCGGGGATCACCGATAAGCTGATTATCGACGCCACTACGCCTGTCGCCCCGGACAACCGTGGTCACTACAGCCAGCCGGTGGTGGACTTACCGGAAACCAAAGCCTGGGCTGAAAAACTGACCGCTATGCTGGCCGCACGTAAATAAGGAGAACAAGATGATTTGTCCACGTTGTGCCGATGAACAGATTGAAGTGATGGCGAAATCGCCGGTGAAAGATGTCTGGACGGTCTACCAGTGCCAGCATTGCCTTTATACCTGGCGCGATACTGAACCGCTACGCCGCACCAGCCGCGAACATTACCCGCAAGCGTTCCGTATGACTCAAAAAGATATTGATGACGCGCCAATGGTGCCGAGCATTCCGCCGCTGCTGGCGGCAGATAAGCGCTAATAAAAAAGGGCCGGGTAGAGGCTTTGCTTTACCCGGCCACGTTATTTGATTTTATAAAACGACAGCCGCCCGCTTTCCGGCGATCCGGTATCAATATATACCTGGTTGGCGAACGTCTGGATGTTATCAAACATCATATGACCGAAGATAAAGCAGTCGGCGCCGTTTATTTCCTGTAACTCGCCTTTGAGCGATTTCAGTACACGATCAACAGGCCAGAGTAATTCGCTTTCTGCTATTTCTTTTCCAAACTGATATTCATCACCTGGATAATCCGCATGTGCGATGACATATTTTATGATGTCGTTAGTGATTTCAATAATATGTGGGAGGTGATGAAATTTCAGCAACAGATCTATAGCTTCTTTTTGCTCTGAATCATTTAAATCGAAAAACCAGTTACCACCGCTGGCTAACCACATATTACCATCGCCAGTCGCGAATGCATCAAGCGCCATCGCTTCGTGGTTGCCTTTGACGGAGGTAAACCAGGGCTGGTTTAACAGGCGCAGCACGTTAAGGCTATCCGGCCCCCGATCAATGTTATCGCCGACAGAAATAAGAAAGTCAGTTTCGGGACAAAAAGATAATTGGTGTAAGCGGGATTGTAATAATTGATAGTCACCATGAATATCACCAACGGCCCATATATGGCGATAGTGATGGGCATTAATTTTTTGATAGCGTGTAGATGGCATGGTTTTACCCTGTAAAATAAGATTTCCTATTATACAGGGTATTTTTATTTGATTCGTCAGTTGTCGTTAATATTCCCGATAGCAAAAAACTATCGGGAATTGTTATTACACCAGACTCTTCAAGCGGTAAATCCACTCCAGCGCCTGACGCGGAGTCAGTGAATCCGGGTCAAGATTTTCCAGTGCTTCGACCGCTGGCGAGGTTTCTTCCGGTACTGACAGCAAAGACATCTGCGTACCATCAACCTGTGTAGCGGCGGCGTTCGGCGAAATGCTTTCCAGCTCACGCAGTTTTTGCCGTGCGCGCTTAATCACCTCTTTTGGCACGCCCGCCAGAGCAGCAACCGCCAGACCGTAGCTTTTGCTCGCTGCGCCGTCCTGAACGCTGTGCATAAAGGCAATGGTGTCGCCGTGCTCCAGTGCATCGAGATGCACGTTGGCGACGCCTTCCATTTTTTCCGGTAACTGGGTCAGCTCGAAATAGTGGGTGGCAAACAACGTCAACGCTTTAATCTTATTCGCCAGATTTTCCGCGCACGCCCATGCCAGCGACAGACCATCGTAAGTGGACGTTCCGCGCCCAATCTCATCCATCAACACCAGGCTGTACTCCGTGGCGTTATGCAGAATATTGGCGGTTTCGGTCATCTCCACCATAAAGGTTGAACGCCCGGATGCCAGATCGTCAGCCGCGCCTACACGGGTAAAGATACGGTCGATCGGGCCAATCTCGACTTTTTGCGCCGGTACGTAGCTACCGATGTAGGCCATCAGCGCAATCAACGCGGTCTGGCGCATATAGGTACTTTTACCGCCCATGTTCGGACCGGTGATGATCAACATGCGGCGCTGCGGCGACAGGTTCAGCGGGTTAGCGATAAACGGCTCATTCAGTACCTGTTCAACCACCGGATGGCGACCTTCGGTAATGCGAATGCCCGGTTTATCAA
Coding sequences:
- a CDS encoding MarR family winged helix-turn-helix transcriptional regulator gives rise to the protein MALRNKAFHQLRQLFQQHTSRWQHELPDLTKPQYAVMRAIADKPGIEQVALMEAAVSTKATLAEMLARMENRGLVRREHDSADKRRRFVWLTAEGEKVLAAAIPIGDSVDEEFLGRLSGEEQELFMQLVRKMMSK
- a CDS encoding non-oxidative hydroxyarylic acid decarboxylases subunit B, with translation MRLIVGMTGATGAPLGVALLQALREMPNVETHLVMSKWAKTTIELETPYNARDVAALADFCHNPADQAATISSGSFRTDGMIVIPCSMKTLAGIRAGYADGLVGRAADVVLKEGRKLVLVPREMPLSTIHLENMLALSRMGVAMVPPMPAFYNHPETVDDIVHHVVARVLDQFGLEHPHARRWQGLPQARNFSQENE
- a CDS encoding non-oxidative hydroxyarylic acid decarboxylases subunit C, translating into MAFDDLRSFLQALDDYGQLLKISEEVNAEPDLAAAANATGRIGDGAPALWFDNIRGFTDARVAMNTIGSWQNHAISLGLPPNTPVKKQIDEFIRRWDNFPIAPERRANPVWAQNTVDGDEINLFDILPLFRLNDGDGGFYLDKACVVSRDPLDPDNFGKQNVGIYRMEVKGKRKLGLQPVPMHDIALHLHKAEERGEDLPIAITLGNDPIITLMGATPLKYDQSEYEMAGALRESPYPIATAPLTGFDVPWGSEVILEGVIESRKREIEGPFGEFTGHYSGGRNMTVVRIDKVSYRTKPIFESLYLGMPWTEIDYLMGPATCVPLYQQLKAEFPEVQAVNAMYTHGLLAIISTKKRYGGFARAVGLRAMTTPHGLGYVKMVIMVDEDVDPFNLPQVMWALSSKVNPAGDLVQLPNMSVLELDPGSSPAGITDKLIIDATTPVAPDNRGHYSQPVVDLPETKAWAEKLTAMLAARK
- a CDS encoding non-oxidative hydroxyarylic acid decarboxylases subunit D, coding for MICPRCADEQIEVMAKSPVKDVWTVYQCQHCLYTWRDTEPLRRTSREHYPQAFRMTQKDIDDAPMVPSIPPLLAADKR
- the pphB gene encoding protein-serine/threonine phosphatase, which codes for MPSTRYQKINAHHYRHIWAVGDIHGDYQLLQSRLHQLSFCPETDFLISVGDNIDRGPDSLNVLRLLNQPWFTSVKGNHEAMALDAFATGDGNMWLASGGNWFFDLNDSEQKEAIDLLLKFHHLPHIIEITNDIIKYVIAHADYPGDEYQFGKEIAESELLWPVDRVLKSLKGELQEINGADCFIFGHMMFDNIQTFANQVYIDTGSPESGRLSFYKIK